A single genomic interval of Helianthus annuus cultivar XRQ/B chromosome 13, HanXRQr2.0-SUNRISE, whole genome shotgun sequence harbors:
- the LOC110902817 gene encoding probable cellulose synthase A catalytic subunit 8 [UDP-forming] → MVLLNTLLFSEGYIYGFFAEDVHLVASASIAIAIYVWKITEGTDEDDKPQIGEGESVHPQVCWHCHKQVGWIYGSVTEVILIGFKMNCHGRRSVFCVPKRAASRVLLPLIFRIVFTKFLGGLNIFIQVFDVALFFNAIYTCVF, encoded by the exons ATGGTTCTTTTAAACACTTTGTTGTTTTCAGAGGGTTACATATATGGTTTCTTTGCCGAGGATGTTCACCTTGTAGCTAG TGCAAGTATAGCTATTGCCATTTATGTATGGAAAATTACAGAAGGGACGGATGAGGACGATAAGCCCCAAATAGGAGAAGGGGAGTCGGTTCATCCTCAAGTTTGTTGGCACTGTCATAAACAA GTTGGATGGATTTATGGTTCAgttacagaggttatccttataGGCTTCAAGATGAATTGCCACGGTCGACGATCAGTTTTTTGTGTTCCGAAGAGGGCTGCATCAAGGGTTCTGCTCCCATTAATATTTCGGATCGTCTTCACCAAGTTCTTAGGAGGGCTGAATATTTTCATTCAAGTTTTTGATGTTGCTCTGTTTTTTAAtgcgatatacacatgtgtattctga